The DNA window TACACTGGACTGAGCTCACAGGGAGCCTGGGCCTTGCTCTCTGTTTCACGGATATTGCATGTACTGAGGCATCACTGGTGCCCTCCATCATCATCAGGCTGTCTTTAGTCAGCTCAGCAGCCttgcatatttgtatacatttctccAAAGTCAGCTCTTCCTCCCTTAGTAATCTTTCTCTGAGGTGCAAGTCTCTGATGCCACACACTATCCTGTCTCTGATGAGGGAGTCCCTGATGTCCCCAAATCCACAGGTTGCAGCCAGTCTCCTCAGTTCTGTCACATATCTGTCCATACTTTCCCCAGCCTTCTGATTCCTTGAGAAGAATTTGTATCTCTGCACTGTCTCGTTCTTTTTGGGGTCACAGTGTTTATCAAATGCCAACAGTATGTCTGTCAGTGGCAGGCTGTCTATGCTGTCTGTCAGCAAGGTCTGGGCTATTTCTCTGCCTTTTTCCCCAACTAagtaataaaacagctttacttTCCTCTGCTCATCTCTGGGCGCCACTGTCAGATCCACATACAGAGTAAGGTCTTCCTTCCAGTGTCTCCATGTCTGTGAGAAATTGGAAGAAGTGACATCCAGTCTCTGAGGGGGTTTCAGGCCACTCTCCATAATGCAGTATGATGGGGACTCTGTACTTACAGTCACTGATTCTCTGGACAGTTCTAGTGTCACCCAATCTGTATTTATAGACAGCAGACCTGCTATTCAGAGGTCCTGTGCACCGCTGCCACcatgttctgttagttggtcCTGCCCCAGATGCTCACACACAGTAGTTAGAAGCCGACATCTTTATTCGGTGTTCCtgctgccattacataaatctatacatatgtatatacttcCTCAACTCCCACCAACGAGATGCAATAATACAGTTGTACCAGTACCTCAGTAGTGAGACCCCTAGagaccatacacagcatataacaCCTTGTACACCTGGGTGCTGGGATAGGTGTGAATAATTTATTGATTGGCTATGAATGGCTCAGCTATATAGACTTTCTGATATTACACTCCTCACATTGCCATGGTCAGGCTGGCTACTGACCTTAACCAGACAACCTACATTAGTGCATTTCCCACTGTGAAAGCTCACTCACTTGCCCCTGTCACATGTAAACACAATTGGAGTGAGCAATGGAAAACTTGCACTACCAGAATTAATGTTTACAAGTGACTGAGCCATGACATTGTGAACTGTGCTGGCCTGGATGAGGCTGGGTGGCCCAATTTAACAGTGTGTAGATGGAATGGACAGGTAAGGATAGGAGGATCTTCCTTCTGCCCAACAATTCTCATCCCTCAGGCCCCATTGCCAACTTTTGTATAGTTGTCTGAAGTTAGTGTTATCTAGGTGCATGTATCCTGActgcatatttgtatttatgtgcatGTGCATGCACAAATGGTGAGGGGggatcttttgattttttttttattatcaatagtTATTTTAATATATCTTATGCAACATTGTGAGAATTGCAAAGTTGGGGTGGGAGATGATTTCAATGTATTTCCTCAATTATACTTGGAAAAGAGGAACGTCGGCCTGTAtttaattgtgttgctgcagaattgaaactttttatttgggatccaggctcgGAGAGTCCTAGAAGGAATGGATGGAGCAGGCACTCCATCCTTTTTCCAACCAGAAATTGCGGAAGGCTCTGGAGAACCTAGCTGATTATAAAAGTGCAGCTGTCTTTGAGGCAGGGAAAGTGGTAGCATGAGGCCAGGTGATGAGGCTGTGTGCAGTCTGTGGGCTGGGAGAGCCTCGGAGGTCACACAAAGCTTAGGTCTGTGGAACCAATACCCTCTATGTGTCTCAGTGTGAGAGTGAGCCTGGAGGCAGCAGCATGAAGCTGCTTCCTGATTCTGAAAGACAGACTGCAGACACTATAAATTGTGAGTACCATGCATGCGCCTGGCCTGTGGTGGCAAGACTTTATTTACTAACCCTCCTAAAGTGTCCTGCCATGAGCTTATCCCCTTAATTTCACACTTAacatttttagcatattttatatttttttcttcttcttttgtgtatattgtttcttCTGATTGAGTGTGATGTGCTGTACACTAGGTTGCTGTGCTGGAATTCTAACAACTCTAAACCTAGAAGTGCTCAGAGATGACCACTTACATTGTAAATCTTGGAGAAGAAAACTTGGAAGCAGGTGTTATCCAATCTCCTCCACTTGCTGGCATCTTTTAGTTCTGTAATAGTGGTCCTAGGCTTACAAAGAAGCCAGCAGGAAGAGACTAGGAGAGCTAGACACATGAGATGCAATGCAAGGGTTGCCACTGGCATGTAAAAGTGATCTGgtaacactttattttaaagcatatctgGGTTATTGATGCAACGCTTTTGACTATTTATCATTTAAAGTTATTACCATTTAAATCTTAGTGTGCCTCTGCAGCATTGAGTGGCCAATCGCAGGAGATTCGAATGATCTGATAAGACCAACATTCTACATATGATTTTTAGTGAGTTACCTATTTTCGACTATTTAGTAAagcattttctaaaaacaattccTATTTCCTATCctgttttatttatagaaagaatGTGTTAATTAATGCTTTGTGTGCATGCAAATCCAGACAACTTCTACTATCTACTATGTAAAGTTTCTTATActgtacatcaggggtgtcaaaatttttttttctttttggcccccaaaggaatcctaaatatgaactgcagctggcatgctgctgcattaaaatagcgctgctactacaattcccggcatcactcgcgtatAGGCcggcgggctctctgcctatgcatggccctgcattggactgttttatagacgcaaatattgccaggaattttagtagggGCGCTATCTCAATGAAGACGGaaccactcataagatttagctccgcattggcggcgtctggcatttccagcactccccctcagctgtacttttccttgctactccaaggcatggacttgaatgattggattttcatagaagattattgttattattattgttagcctgtgcaaaaagtttaccattgaaatttaactcaaaagctacaaatagagaaagaggcataagattttttcttaagatttttaaatactatttaaaaatatgttttatgcctttttctctattataggcttgttccagattaaatttGAAGCAAAACCTtattgtttctatatgaaaagggtttatatctaatgagaagtaaaaatttccttaatgttttcaataaatttcaaggttggcccgcaactttgtctaagttttaaatatGCTAAAATCAGAGCTGCTGAGAAAGAGAAAGGAACCTACAAGAGTAAGGGACCTGAACATGTTGATGCTCGATGCTACAAAAGAGGCATTTGTCTTTCACTGTATAACTGTAAAAGATAGTTTGTTTTTGGCAGCATTAGCAGcaagtaaaaatgaaatagaaaaaagggaaaaaaaaacaaaacttccagTTGGCAATTCATTTTTCTCTATCCTGGTATCTATCTGcctttgtttatttgttctttgcATTATCAGATTCAACAAcctaacattatatatataataataataagtcattcaaattaaaatgcagtttactaatattttattaaacgtGAGCACAGTAACTATTGAATAGACATAGACAGTGTTGCTTAATTAAATGCATACATGTTTGAATAAAAGAACAtagatttttaggaaatatttagtAACCTTAAAGCATGTGTGGTCATTGAGCTTGCAAAATGTTGCTTATTTGCAATAGCAGGCACCTTCTAAATTGTTTGGCACCCTGGTATGCatactttactttatttcataTGGTCATTAACCTAGCTCAGGTCTTGTGGCTCTCCAATAACTAGTAAGGTATACACTAAATAGTGAAGTATCGGAGGGAGGAATGGGCACTTGACAACAGCAGATTGTTGAAAGTGTACAATTGATTACTCTGGAATACTTAATGGAAGAACAAAAGTGTATTGCATGCACCTGCAGGTACCAATTACTTCCAACCAATTTACAGTTTTATCTAACATTGAAAATAGCTGCTTTAAGGGATTACCTCTACCAAACCTTTTGTCAAACTATTAAACGTCGCAGCTCTCCCTAACTTCCAGGGCCATTACATGGCTTCACTCATGTTTataatagtttattttacattacacacCATGTAGCAAGGAGAAAGACTGATCCaatttaatttatacttttacCAATCATAAGCATGTTTACAAGTTTCTTCTACAGCATTTAGCAAAATTTAATATggtgaaaatgtgtatttttgaatatagtattttttatcaTCACCCTGTACAAGGTGAACATTTCAGACTATTTaacaataaaagtgttatttcacATGGACAACCATAATAAAAACAGCATATGGCAATATAAAGTTGCTTAAAACATTCATTCCGATTAAACACAACTATgcctaggtcagtgtttctcaactttttgaacatgggggaaccctttgaaataactttcaggtttttagggaaTTCCTGCTATAATGACCTGCTATATTCTTCGCCACTTACTATACACTAATagttggtgggaagaatgccacccttacagatagccaaaaagatctttgacGTTAGTGGTaattgatctgagaggcacaaattgctcattgcctaaggaaccccggctgagaaacactgcctaGGTATTGTACAAAAAGCAAAGTATACCTAGACTACTTTATATCACAATCATGTATGAATGCAGAATAGGTTAAGCATAACGatcattattgtatatttttatttgtcaaaatCAATTTCAGAATGGTCAGAATTTGTTATCTGGTAATGACTGGATCCAAGAACTTCAGAAGGTGAGAATTGTGCGAATACTAGAAAAAGAAAGATATAGGTTAAACATGAATTATAACTATCCTACAAATTATTAGAGACTGTgaacaatctttgttttttagTGGTAATGTACCCTAAAGTAGATCTCCAGGCATATATCAAAAAAGCTTCTCCAGACTAATTATTCTGCCCTATTCTCCAGTTTCAATAGACTGCTGTTTTACAGAATTAGTAAAAAGACAGAATCAGaaaattatgtttacatttttaagcaataCCCAGACATAACCAGAATTCATAATGTTTCATGTCTTCTGGagataaactttttaaacttttgttatCGAACTGCTAAAACCTGTTGCATGatgtttgcaaaaatacaaaaacattcaaaacaaatgTTATGATCCAGCAGTTTTGAAAGTACATTTTATACAGATAATAAAGGATTGATTTCAATACCTAATTAAAAACTTCCCAAAGTACCAACCCAACACCAATGGGCCTGCTATCAACATTGTGGTGGCTTACAAATCTGATCCTTTAACTTTGGGAGTCAGGAATATGTATCTAGTCTGCCTGGGATCTTTATGTACATGAAATGAACCCTTGTTCCCCTTAATTCAAAGTGCACACTAGGAAAGTTGTTGACATACCTTTTTCCATTTCGGAGCAGTTCAAATCCTTCATTGATCTTCTCAAATGGCATGTGGTGTGTTATAAGGGGGTCCAAATTAAATTTCTTGCTCATAAAATCAGATACCAGTTTTGGTACATCATCCTTACTCTTCCAGCCTTCAGTAAGAAAAAAGCCctgatattttattcatatataacatatacacacatgaatagataaaagggtaaataatatacataattagatattaaaatgtgattaatttattgtacagtacccCCAAAAACAGCTCCTGTTAAGACACGGCCAGTTAGAATTAGCAAGGGATCAAATGACATCACAGCATCTGAAGGAGCCAAGCCAACAATGACCGTTTTTCCACAGCCAAAGTGAGAAGATTGAAGTGCAGAGGTCTGAAAATAAGCACAagacaaatattaatttaattaagtacaacagtaaatcagaaaaaactgttttcattaaTTGTAGAACAAACCTGAATAAAATATACTGCTGAATCCCTAATAAGTTTGCTACATTCCTGCCTCATGACAAAATCTACATTAAATAACACATTAATAACACACCTTAAAACATGGCACATGTTCTCGGATACAAAATGCTTGGATTTTAGTTAGGCTTTGATGGATGGCTTGAAAAagacttttatacttttattcaaTATTACCCAACATGTCCAAATGGAAACTAAGCAAAGCAGTTGATTTTGATTGTtctactgctgttttttttctttagattcaGTTCAGTTTCAGAAAAATTTGCATCAATTGTAGCAGCAACCTAAAACTAATATTCTATATTGAAGCATAAGAACttcagtttacattttattaatgcagGTCTTCTTTTGAGTTGGTCCTTGGGTTTTACTGGtgtacaagaaaagaaaacaaggtaagaaacaaaggtagaaaaaaatgaagatttagaaaatatgtttttttaccgTATGTATGTGTCGGAGAGGCTTTGGTTATAGTTGAGCTGTAAATGTTGTGACATGGCTAAGTAATATTCTTCAATACTGACAAAGCCTGATGgcatagtatataaatatttttgttaagggTTTTTGTTTGAAACTTACCGAGATCAGATAACTTACAGCTCTAAATTTCTATGggttataaaaaaatgcaagccaCTACATGTTTTTCTTACATAAAGTAAGTTTTCTAATTGCAAAAGTAACCTAATGAATACCTCCATGGTGTGTCAGTACCTCTTCAACAATGTGCATGTGTATCAACAAGCAGAATGTTTCACTCCTAATGATCAATAACTAAACACTATTTAATGTATGATGTTACTAACCATTACTGAAGTGTTCCCGATGACCTCGAAGGCATAATCCACACCGTCATCGGTCATTTTTGCCAACACCTCATGGATAGGAATATTGTGGTCCTTTGGATTGATGCATTCTGTAGCTCCACACTCCTTGGCTTTTGCAAACTTGTCACTATTTAAATCAACTCCAATAATCCTGGAGGCACCAGCAACCTTACATCCAATTATCACAGAAAGACCAACACCTCCTAAACCAAACACTGCGCATACTGAGCCAGGCTTAACCTGAAAAACACAGAGCATTGAAAGTTCATGGTGGAATAATATTAACGTTCTGGACTGGGAAACTCACAGGGataaacatttatcttttatacACCTTGCTCCCTCTTTTTCACCTCTTTCTGTTTATAGCTCATATCCATCTTTTACAtgtaaaactataaagaatactAAACCTTTATTGAAGAtaattatatagaatattttttttctctcctagcGACCAGGCATTCCACTTCCATGTTTCCTTGCTTTAACCTCTGTGGCTTTCGTTTCTGAGGGTGCGTTAATAAGATATATACAAATAAGGATTTTGAGCCATGCCATGTTACAAATATCTGGCAGCTACAGGTATCAGACACATCCATGTTTATTGAGCGTGCTGTATGCTGGTTTCTCCCACTGGCCCCGACTTCTTGTTATTAACACAGGAGCCAGTAAGAGAAAGCACAGCTTGTGGCAGGtacaaagctatttttttataaaacccacTACACAAAGAGAGCTCCAGTACAGTTACTCATTAAATAGACAGGACCCGAAACCCTTTATTATCCTATGATGTCATAATTTCAATTCCTGTTACTGCAGTAGGGCTCCCCCTATccaaaaaaagatgatttttattGACCAGAAATACAGATTATTACTTACTTTACCAGTGTTCACAGCTGAGCCATATCCAGTGGAGAACCCACATCCAATCAAGCAAACTTTCTCCAATGGTGCATCATCATCTATCTTGGCAACAGCTATTTCATCCAGCACAGTGTATTCAGTGAATGTGCTTGTGCTGATAAAATTGTGAATAGGTTTTCCCTTGCAGGTAAATCGGCTAGTATTATCCAACATCAGTCCATTATATGTGCCAATgctgttaaagaaataaaacGTGACATATTTAAAAGACTTACATTTACCTGTATTGTGGGACTATTGTGTCTTGTGTTtccttttaccttttattattcaTAGGTAAACATGAACAATAGCATATGATCATTTCAAATTTACCAAAATCAAGTAGCAGGTAAAGAACTggagggttgaaaacatttgtcaactaatagcaggttcccccacgatagtctatcttctccagcctttattaattcaggccctaTGTATTTAATGTGATCATTAAAAAGACTATCCTAAAGGAAGCAACTACTAGTAAACTTGTCTGACAGTTTTTTGggaacattattcattttttatacaaataaggACAAATGCTTCCAAATTGGATACATGTGTAAAAACCATAGAAAACCTTCTGTTCTTAAATTGCATAAATGATTTATAATTTGGCATATCTCACtaacatatagaaaaaaactttggaaaataGTTAGCGAATGACACACTAACAAAATAGCCAAACAGTATTGTaggtcaaataaaataaatagtaaaaagacTGAGGTTCACCAAAGTAGTGTACACAACTATATGACTCTTTATACATTGTCTTTAATTTATGTATGTGAATTGGTATATTTTCTGAAGACTTAATTATTTACTTACTCCTTCTTGTAGCACAGGTTACTTTCAGGATTTTTACAACATCTGCATTGTCCACATTGTGGCACGAACAATGGGATGACTTTGTCTCCTGCAGGAATTGAAAAATCATTACTATTTTAAATCTGTATGCAAAAAAAGAGGTTTaaatctgatttataaataaattgatgcATTGAAAAATAAATCCACTTAAGGTCAATATCAGTTTACTTTATTTATGGGCACTTTTATAAGGTATCAACTGCATTTGcgagttttaaaatttgatggCCACTGTCCCAATACAGAGTAGGTAAGAGAAACTtcagtcaaaattaaaaaaaaaatgtcaaaaataatgtattaaggaaaaaaaggtaTACCCAGGCTTTTTGGGTTTAATTTTTTACTGTGCAGAATTATGTGAGAGAGAAGTCCCTCGTGTATACATTATGCACAGAAAGTCAATCCCAGATGAAATATGAGAGTCCTTATATCACATATGAGTTTTGCATGTACAATACTGCTTcaatacaaagcaaataaaaatgatcatataCACTGTACCTGGTTTCAGATTAGTCACTCCTTCTCCTACACTTTCCACAATTCCTGCAGCTTCATGGCCCAAAATGACTGGAAATTTCATGTCACTTAAAGCCCCACTTATGACATGGTCATCTGAGCGGCATATCCCAGTGGCCACAATCTGAAGAAAGGTACAGAATTATTACTTATATATCACTATAACTATAAGTTAATGTTTGAAAGGTTCAGTAATGCAAATATGCAAACTTGTTCAAACAAGTATTGCAACCCTAATGTTTGATAACTTTTCTTGttacttaataaatatatatctgaggATTTGCATACTTTTAGGTTGTTACCAACCATATACCAGAAATATCCAGAATACCTCATAAAACAGGGTTCTAAACTAAACAATTACATCCTTGTGTTGAAAATGCCGAAAGGATATTTTATTACTATCACAAATGAAATGTAAGACGCATGCAATCAAAGTTGTaaccctttatgtttttttacgtGGTGTTACTTGGGATATACCCATAAGAATTCATAAATTGTCCCTAGTATATTATTGACTACAGGAGTTAATACTTTCTTTTCAAACCCATAGCGAAGTTAAGTGCTATTTTCTTACAATTTATTGGGAGTCAGCAGGCCTGAAGCAGAGCTGGGCGAAGGGCTTCATGACAGGGGAAGTTAGGAAAGGCTGAGAAGCCggggtgaaaagttcaaaaaaaaaaaaaaaNNNNNNNNNNNNNNNNNNNNNNNNNNNNNNNNNNNNNNNNNNNNNNNNNNNNNNNNNNNNNNNNNNNNNNNNNNNNNNNNNNNNNNNNNNNNNNNNNNNNNNNNNNNNNNNNNNNNNNNNNNNNNNNNNNNNNNNNNNNNNNNNNNNNNNNNNNNNNNNNNNNNNNNNNNNNNNNNNNNNNNNNNNNNNNNNNNNNNNNNNNNNNNNNNNNNNNNNNNNNNNNNNNNNNNNNNNNNNNNNNNNNNNNNNNNNNNNNNNNNNNNNNNNNNNNNNNNNNNNNNNNNNNNNNNNNNNNNNNNNNNNNNNNNNNNNNNNNNNNNNNNNNNNNNNNNNNNNNNNNNNNNNNNNNNNNNNNNNNNNNNNNNNNNNNNNNNNNNNNNNNNNNNNNNNNNNNNNNNNNNNNNNNNNNNNNNNNNNNNNNNNNNNNNNNNNNNNNNNNNNNNNNNNNNNNNNNNNNNNNNNNNNNNNNNNNNNNNNNNNNNNNNNNNNNNNNNNNNNNNNNNNNNNNNNNNNNNNNNNNNNNNNNNNNNNNNNNNNNNNNNNNNNNNNNNNNNNNNNNNNNNNNNNNNNNNNNNNNNNNNNNNNNNNNNNNNNNNNNNNNNNNNNNNNNNNNNNNNNNNNNNNNNNNNNNNNNNNNNNNNNNNNNNNNNNNNNNNNNNNNNNNNNNNNNNNNNNNNNNNNNNNNNNNNNNNNNNNNNNNNNNNNNNNNNNNNNNNNNNNNNNNNNNNNNNNNNNNNNNNNNNNNNNNNNNNNNNNNNNNNNNNNNNNNNNNNNNNNNNNNNNNNNNNNNNNNNNNNNNNNNNNNNNNNNNNNNNNNNNNNNNNNNNNNNNNNNNNNNNNNNNNNNNNNNNNNNNNNNNNNNNNNNNNNNNNNNNNNNNNNNNNNNNNNNNNNNNNNNNNNNNNNNNNNNNNNNNNNNNNNNNNNNNNNNNNNNNNNNNNNNNNNNNNNNNNNNNNNNNNNNNNNNNNNNNNNNNNNNNNNNNNNNNNNNNNNNNNNNNNNNNNNNNNNNNNNNNNNNNNNNNNNNNNNNNNNNNNNNNNNNNNNNNNNNNNNNNNNNNNNNNNNNNNNNNNNNNNNNNNNNNNNNNNNNNNNNNNNNNNNNNNNNNNNNNNNNNNNNNNNNNNNNNNNNNNNNNNNNNNNNNNNNNNNNNNNNNNNNNNNNNNNNNNNNNNNNNNNNNNNNNNNNNNNNNNNNNNNNNNNNNNNNNNNNNNNNNNNNNNNNNNNNNNNNNNNNNNNNNNNNNNNNNNNNNNNNNNNNNNNNNNaaacattttaaaacagaaaaaaaacctaaatttctTACACTTTCCACACTTTCATGGAACTAAATTCTTTGAACATGTCCGATAGTCGTTTCTATCACCTTCATgcttaaactttaaacttttaaattttctaatattttattgttcaaaaatgtaggcaaaatttgaaaaaaatgtactttaataaatgctatttaaagGGACGGTTCCTCTTTTGTACCCAACACATCTCAGAAGGGCAAaacacacattcattttattggcattcttTTGACTACTGTTTTGAACGTTGTTGCCCTAGGTTTCCCCTAATTgagtgttttcctgttttttcaggtaaaagttggTATCCTGGTTTATATTAGGGTCAgaatatatatgagtatatattatattttttatatatgtat is part of the Pyxicephalus adspersus chromosome 3, UCB_Pads_2.0, whole genome shotgun sequence genome and encodes:
- the LOC140326740 gene encoding alcohol dehydrogenase 1 (The sequence of the model RefSeq protein was modified relative to this genomic sequence to represent the inferred CDS: added 120 bases not found in genome assembly), with protein sequence MATAGKVIKCKAAVCWGPKQPLSIEEIEVAPPKRNEVRVKIVATGICRSDDHVISGALSDMKFPVILGHEAAGIVESVGEGVTNLKPGDKVIPLFVPQCGQCRCCKNPESNLCYKKDIGTYNGLMLDNTSRFTCKGKPIHNFISTSTFTEYTVLDEIAVAKIDDDAPLEKVCLIGCGFSTGYGSAVNTGKVKPGSVCAVFGLGGVGLSVIIGCKVAGASRIIGVDLNSDKFAKAKECGATECINPKDHNIPIHEVLAKMTDDGVDYAFEVIGNTSVMTSALQSSHFGCGKTVIVGLAPSDAVMSFDPLLILTGRVLTGAVFGGWKSKDDVPKLVSDFMSKKFNLDPLITHHMPFEKINEGFELLRNGKSIRTILTF